The Solenopsis invicta isolate M01_SB chromosome 3, UNIL_Sinv_3.0, whole genome shotgun sequence region taagacataagggttaatattaaaagatatttattttacctctTAAACATAGATATGTGTTTGTCGcactaaaatttctttttccgtgacctttaattatttttccagTTCCCGAATATTGCAATTCGACCGCTTTGACCATCACTGATTCTAAAGCTTTAGCAATGCTGTCTTTTACGACTGCATCACCAGCAATTAAAATTCGGAACAATGACAtctgtaacaaaaatattaaaaaatttttttacaaataacgtAGATGTATTTTCGTAGATGTATTttctacttatttaaaattatttactaatgaTTCTCTTTTGCTTTCAGAATTCATTAATGCATTTTCAAGTTGCAAAAAATCTTCCAATGTTACTGTGGGCAAAATTATTTCCAAGTCGCTTTTGATTTTCTCTACACCACCTTGTGCCGTATTTCCTGTTGGACTGTTTAATACAATTGTATGtttgatttcattaatttttttgtccagGTCATATATAATGCTTCTTTTGGCAGACTTTATTTGACTTAATATTGCTTCTTGCAGTTGTTCAAACTTGTGATCTATGTATTCCTTCTGAACGGAAACATTCTctgaaactaaaaaaattattgaatattaagttagagatctaataaatttaaaagcagtacatatttaatacaatttcaagTATTTACTTGGTGGTAGATTTATTATATCTATCGCGGCAGTTTGTTCTAAAAAAGGAATATCCATTATGTCTACTGTTTGCTCCGTTGGTTCATCCGTCGAGCATATccctaaaatacaaaaatatttatatacaaagtacTTTATATTAGGATAAAACAAGAAgttaaacaaaattgaaaaatgtatatacctGGATTGTTCTTCGTTTTTGGCTGGATGGTAAGCAACGAATTTATTGATGCCGAAGAAGGCTTACTCCAGTGTTGGAAGGGTTTTACAGCATTCAAACTTTTTTCGACGGCATCTGTGGACATTTTAATAGGTTGGCCTTCATCACATCCGTCATCAGTGCATTGAATTTTATCGGACTTCAAGGCTCGCTTGAGCCGCCTTTTCCCTTGTTTCAAgtcttctaattatttaaaaagaaaaaattacagtAACGGCACATTAATTTGCATAAAgaaactattaataaataatattacatacttGCGTATGCAATGACTTCTATTGTAAAAGATTCCCAATGTTGCTCGGGCTCTTTCAAAGATAATAACCAACTGTCTATGTGGTCGTAATCGCACGGACCTGGGAATAGGCAGGTATACCTGTTCTCTTCATCTCCGTGCACCCACGAGAGTGGGACCAAATCAAGAATTCTATTAGAATTTGAATTTTCGTCCGTAAAACGAATAATTACGTAACGTTCCTTGTTTTTATCGcacatctaataaaaaatataattatttaactatGCACGTATCCATATAACCTCAATTGTTGTTTCTTACCTTTCCTTGTTTTCAGTCCTATAATTTTCGTTTCGTTTTCACACAATATTTGAGTTCTTACAATTTTCCGCCTTTGACTGTTGGAACACTTAAAACTCCTGCCCTTTCATACGGTTATAGGAAAAGGGATCGTAACTCGTAACTCATGAGCCGGTCGGTCACCGCAGGTCGCCGATTGTAGCCATAGGCCGGTTGCGCATGCGCGTGCAtgcttacacacacacacacacacacacgcacatatgTATACTCTGCATCAGCACGCATTCCTAGTTGTTTGTTATGGCGtaatatctctttattatttttacgtttatgtgtatatgtatatttatatttatagatatattttacacttattggtacttttacatttacttatatatatacttattttttatatattttatttgtacatttattttatttcttatttcatattatatatattttttattattttcatcattttctttattatttttttattatcatatattctttaaatattttatttcattatatataaatattttttagatattatttaccACTTGTGATTTATTAACAATGAAGCAGAGTAACtgcatttaattctttttctatgtttaataaaacacatttgtgcttaatcattttaattgatattaatttatgcGATGCAATAAATCCATTTCCACCAAAAATGCCGATTTGCATCGATGAAAGTGGATAAGTAAAGACCTCACGTTGATTAGTCATTTCATGTCCCAGGACAAAAATTTCGTCGGTTGTAATAACATCACTTTCATTACTATTATATtccttcataatttttttaatgacgaagatttgtgaattttttagtaaaacggCGTTATCAGGATGAATTGATCTCAAAGtacagttatttattttaattgaagatataattttataatcatttccATCATAAGTAAATAGTCCAGCGCCATCATCTATTACACAGTTCgagagaatataatttttttttatttttaaacgattTCCACATTTTAATTCAGATAATCTATTAACTATCTGAGTTAATGGTTTATTGGGAGATTTgactaattttttgaaaagaccaATGTAACTTTCACCCCAAAATGCTGAAATGTCACTTAACGAAATGTTATGATTTATCGCATCATCTGCTATATGATTTAGATTATGCATACTAAGGACTTGAGAGCTTTCTCCATACAATGATggtaataatacgaaaaattttgttagcAAATATTTAGCATAATCACAAGTGGTTACCGATAAGTCACTACTATTTAATATACGACATGCTACAAATAGCAGTAAAAAATGTCTGTAATGATGATCGGATAAAACACTTTTCAAAACGATAGAACCACAGTATAGTAGGAAAAATCTGAATTGCGTGGCTTTCCATCTGGAAACGATAttaacatcaaatttttttctttggaatTCACAAGGCACATCGGCtgtaacatttaacattaatcTGCGGAAATTATTGATAACTCTTCGTTTTAGTCTTGCAGAACTTTTTTTCACAGTCCAATTttctaacaaatatttcatCACTCCGAGATATAATAAATGCATAGAATCTAGAATAATATCATTAATGATATCAAAATTTGGCAACATTAACAATGGAGACAGAACATTTTCTTTATGGTGCTGTGGTTGATTCTGGCCTTCGAAAGACTCCTTTGTGCGTTTGGAACAATTTATTTCAGggtatattctttttttcttcatttttttcccAACACTGATTCCTTTAACTGAACATCGTTCACAAGCGTAGAATGCACCAGGTGgtttaatgcattttataaatGACCTTGCTGGAGAATCAGCTATAATTCCAATTATTCTGAAAGAATATGTTCTTGTGTTGATTGTCACTCCTtcgttaattaatttagttgctTCCGTTATAAAATCAATTAGATAATCATGAGCACTTGCAGGTTTTGAATCACCACAATACAAAGCAACTGTGAAAGGTTCACAATTGTattctttatgaaatattttcataataattggCCAAACTTGTATTTgtgaattattgaaaatttgtacaCCATCAATGTGAACTAATACACAAATTTCTTCTTCTATAAATATCTGAGTATTAATAACCTGTTGCAAACCAGGTTCTATGccgatataaatatattcacattgagtatttttattgcttttcatTTGCTGTAAAATTCGATGGTGTTTCGTTCCTAAGAGACTTTGGGCAGTTGTTGGTAAAGATGAGTGTCCTTCCTCCCGGAGTATTCGTAGCAAATCTGTCACGACATTCAACCGCAAAGTGTCCAAATTATCAAGCGCCCACTgttgaattttactttttatatcagAGACACTATTAGCTTCTTCATTGCATAACACTGCACTATTAGAGTCATTTTCATGAGAAGAGTTAATATTACTATCGTTAATACTATTGCTATGTATAGAATCATTCTCACTCACATTGACTGTTTCTTCACTATCCAACATAGCCTCACATAATCGCACATCAGTgtcaatatcatttttttctctaccGCTGctattttcattaataactattttattactttcattatTGTCCTTTCCATTTTTCACTAGCTTgtttaattttcgaaattttttttgtctgtaATAGTTTTGCGACATTGTCGTCACTTCCCAAacagttaggttaggttaggtttttCCTGCATTAGAAAGAAATAGTGAGGGTAATGATCTCGACCTTGATGCCAGGCTAGGTTATGATGGACACGCTCACACAATAGAAACAAGACACGTTAAATTCACACTACGTACGTTTACAAGTTTAATACACAAagtatttacactatttacagacaatatttttaattgcaggCAAGATGCATAATAATGGCGATGCGCGAAACGCGATTTTGCGTTGTGGACTGCGCGGAAAGCGTTGGTTATTTTATACCCGTTAATATTCTAGAATTTTCTGGTAAATTCGAGAAACCTGGTGGAAGAAAACCGCTGGGGAGCAATGACTTGCTGTTAATTTGTTTATGTGTTTTTGACAACGTTAATCGACCTGCCTTTGTTCCGAGACAATCAAATGCTTCTTACAAACATTATCTTGCGAATACAAATGGCACACACTCATATGCCAAGCATGGGCGAATATAGTAAACCAAGTATTGGCCAAATCATTGATCACCGTATGTCGGGCCAAACATTGGCGCCATAGCAAAGTGTACAGTTCCTTTATCTGAATGGCACCCAATCATTCGCCAAGCATGGTCCACTATAGAATGCCAAGTATGGGCCAATCATCGGGTACCATATATCGGGCCAAGCATTGGCCCTGTTGTTAAGTCTGGCAAGCCCTATGTGGGAAAGCAAAAGTAATAAAGCTAATTGGAAAACTGCAATAAATGATGAAGAAATAG contains the following coding sequences:
- the LOC113005851 gene encoding uncharacterized protein LOC113005851 gives rise to the protein MCDKNKERYVIIRFTDENSNSNRILDLVPLSWVHGDEENRYTCLFPGPCDYDHIDSWLLSLKEPEQHWESFTIEVIAYAKDLKQGKRRLKRALKSDKIQCTDDGCDEGQPIKMSTDAVEKSLNAVKPFQHWSKPSSASINSLLTIQPKTKNNPGICSTDEPTEQTVDIMDIPFLEQTAAIDIINLPPISENVSVQKEYIDHKFEQLQEAILSQIKSAKRSIIYDLDKKINEIKHTIVLNSPTGNTAQGGVEKIKSDLEIILPTVTLEDFLQLENALMNSESKRESLMSLFRILIAGDAVVKDSIAKALESVMVKAVELQYSGTGKIIKGHGKRNFSATNTYLCLRDTLIEKYGNTLDVKKLPGQVGMWLSRAGDREGGRKLRENNVDNV